One Nicotiana sylvestris chromosome 12, ASM39365v2, whole genome shotgun sequence genomic window carries:
- the LOC104226473 gene encoding L-lactate dehydrogenase B-like gives MHNSTSSSSLGPGGLDLSQVFFKSISNTHPPSPTKRHTKISVIGVGNVGMAIAQTILTQDLVDELALVDAKPDKLRGEMLDLQHAAAFLPRTKIVASVDYSVTSGSDLCIVTAGARQNPGESRLNLLQRNLTMYKGIVPELVKYSPECILLIVSNPVDVLTYVAWKLSGFPANRVIGSGTNLDSSRFRFLIADHLDVNAQDVQAYIVGEHGDSSVALWSSISVGGVPVLSFLERQQIAFEKETLEKIHKQVVESAYEVISLKGYTSWAIGYSVANLARSIIRDQRRIHPVSVLAKGFYGIDGGDVFLSLPAQLGRSGVLGVTNVHLTDEEIQQLRNSAKTILDVQNQLGI, from the exons ATGCATAACAgtacatcatcatcatcacttgGCCCAGGTGGTTTAGACCTAAGCCAAGTTTTCTTCAAATCAATTTCCAATACTCATCCACCATCGCCCACAAAACGCCACACGAAAATCTCCGTGATTGGCGTTGGCAATGTGGGGATGGCCATTGCTCAAACCATCTTGACTCAGGATCTCGTCGACGAGCTAGCTCTCGTCGATGCGAAACCTGATAAGTTACGCGGCGAGATGCTTGATCTCCAGCATGCCGCCGCGTTCCTTCCCCGGACTAAGATTGTCGCTTCTGTCGACTATTCTGTTACGTCCGGGTCGGATCTTTGTATCGTCACTGCGGGTGCCCGACAGAACCCGGGTGAAAGTAGATTGAATTTGCTGCAGAGGAATTTGACTATGTATAAAGGTATTGTTCCGGAGTTGGTGAAGTATTCGCCGGAGTGTATACTGTTGATTGTATCAAATCCGGTGGATGTTTTAACTTATGTTGCGTGGAAGTTATCCGGGTTTCCGGCGAATCGGGTTATCGGGTCGGGTACTAATCTGGATTCATCTAGGTTTCGGTTTTTGATTGCTGATCATCTTGATGTTAATGCCCAGGATGTCCAG GCATACATTGTTGGGGAACATGGTGACAGCTCCGTGGCACTTTGGTCGAGCATTAGTGTTGGAGGTGTTCCTGTGCTTAGTTTTCTGGAGAGGCAACAAATTGCTTTTGAAAAGGAGACACTAGAAAAGATCCATAAACAAGTTGTGGAGAGTGCATATGAAGTGATTAGTCTGAAAGGTTACACGTCGTGGGCGATTGGGTACTCTGTAGCAAACTTGGCTCGATCAATTATTCGAGACCAGAGAAGGATTCACCCTGTCTCAGTCCTCGCGAAGGGATTCTATGGTATTGACGGCGGTGATGTGTTCTTGAGCTTGCCTGCACAGCTTGGTAGAAGTGGAGTTTTGGGTGTGACTAATGTGCATCTTACTGATGAGGAAATTCAACAACTTAGGAACTCTGCTAAGACTATCTTAGATGTGCAAAACCAGTTGGGAATTTGA